In Fusobacterium sp. SYSU M8D902, the genomic window GAATAGAAAATTATTCAGTGGATTATACATAGAAAGCTCTCCTGTCATTGAAGAGCAGGGTAAATATCCTGTTATCTTTATTACTCTTAAAGGGCTAAAAGTTTCAACATATACTGAAATGTTAAAAAAAGTAGGAGGAATTTTAGCAAAAGAGTTTAATAAATTTGTACATGTTAGAGAAGTTTTAAATCAAAAAGAGTTAAAAGATTTTGACAACATATGGTTAGAAAAAAAGGAAGCAGATTTTTCTAGAGGGCTTAAAGATTTAAGCGAGTTTTTAAAAAAGTATTATGACAAAAAAGTTATTGTATTAATAGATGAATATGATACTCCTCTTCTTACTGCTCACGAATTTGGTTACTATAATGAAGCTTTACAATTTTTTAAAATGTTTTATGGTGATGTTTTAAAAAGTAATGAAACTTTACAAATGGGAGTACTAACAGGAATAATTAGAGTAGCACAAGCTGGAATATTTTCTGACTTAAATAATTTTTACTCTAATACGATTTTAGAAAATGAATACAGTAAGTACTTTGGACTTTTAGAAAATGAAGTAGAGGAAATATTAAAATATTATGAAGTAGAATATAAACTTGATGATGTGAGAGAGTGGTATAATGGATATACCTTTGGTAATACTCAGGTATATAACCCTTGGAGTATTTTACACTTTGTGAGAGTGAAAGAACTGAGTCCTTTTTGGGTAAATACATCTTCTAACTATTTAATTAGAGAAATATTAAAAAATAGTAATCAAGAGGTTTTTAAAAATTTAGAAAAACTTTTTAATAAAGAAGAGTTACTGACTAGAGTAGATAGTAATGTAGAAGTTCACACTCACCTAGCGGAAAATGAAATTTATTCCCTAATGCTATACT contains:
- a CDS encoding AAA family ATPase, with product MFNKKGIGIGNDDFKDVITQDCYFVDKSKFIEEILNDKAKIKLFCRPRRFGKTLNMSMLKYFFDIRNKIENRKLFSGLYIESSPVIEEQGKYPVIFITLKGLKVSTYTEMLKKVGGILAKEFNKFVHVREVLNQKELKDFDNIWLEKKEADFSRGLKDLSEFLKKYYDKKVIVLIDEYDTPLLTAHEFGYYNEALQFFKMFYGDVLKSNETLQMGVLTGIIRVAQAGIFSDLNNFYSNTILENEYSKYFGLLENEVEEILKYYEVEYKLDDVREWYNGYTFGNTQVYNPWSILHFVRVKELSPFWVNTSSNYLIREILKNSNQEVFKNLEKLFNKEELLTRVDSNVEVHTHLAENEIYSLMLYSGYLTLKEKITSDIYSIRIPNKEIMSFFHTTFISIGNYSAVSFYKK